A stretch of Prosthecobacter algae DNA encodes these proteins:
- a CDS encoding SAM-dependent methyltransferase, translating to MPFPKPFSDFMARALYDPERGYYARQIQTVGARGDFSTSATLSPVFAQAVTGWLKKEAGLRPDVRHVIEVGAGSGVLMAGVKKNLGWWQRRKFHWHIVETSPVLRQQQRTLLGSRVTWHEDLKDALISCEGAAFIYHNEVLDAFPVTLLQWHEKAWHEVYINSERREVLQPLEWGKDKRRHFSALGAWPSRAKTQKVEVHDSVRQWLEAWAPAWKTGAMLTVDYGDEFPALYYRRPAGTLRAYLRQHRIEGFEIYLHPGRQDITADVNFTDYRKWAKKLGWSEASYGTQADFIHAHIKEIPSTPDVSFIMDSGGAGEAFKHVVHRVGH from the coding sequence ATGCCTTTTCCCAAGCCCTTTTCAGATTTCATGGCGCGTGCCCTGTATGATCCTGAGCGAGGCTATTATGCACGGCAGATCCAGACCGTCGGGGCACGGGGAGATTTCTCCACTTCGGCCACCCTTTCTCCCGTTTTTGCGCAGGCTGTTACTGGCTGGTTAAAAAAGGAGGCCGGATTGCGGCCCGATGTACGGCATGTCATTGAGGTGGGGGCTGGCAGCGGGGTGCTGATGGCCGGAGTCAAAAAGAACCTGGGCTGGTGGCAGCGGCGTAAGTTTCATTGGCACATCGTGGAGACGTCTCCTGTTCTCCGGCAGCAGCAGCGCACCCTGCTTGGCTCGCGCGTCACTTGGCATGAAGATCTAAAGGACGCCCTCATCAGTTGCGAGGGGGCGGCTTTCATTTATCACAATGAAGTGTTGGATGCCTTTCCTGTGACCCTCCTGCAATGGCACGAAAAAGCCTGGCATGAAGTGTATATCAACTCAGAGCGGCGCGAGGTGCTGCAACCGCTCGAGTGGGGGAAGGATAAGCGCAGGCACTTCAGCGCCTTGGGGGCATGGCCCTCACGCGCTAAAACCCAGAAGGTGGAAGTGCATGATTCCGTGCGCCAGTGGCTGGAGGCGTGGGCCCCGGCCTGGAAAACAGGGGCCATGCTGACGGTGGATTATGGCGATGAGTTCCCTGCCCTCTACTATCGTCGCCCTGCGGGCACGCTGCGGGCCTACTTGCGCCAGCATCGGATCGAAGGATTTGAGATCTACCTGCATCCTGGGCGGCAGGACATCACGGCGGATGTGAACTTCACAGACTACCGAAAATGGGCGAAGAAGCTGGGGTGGAGCGAGGCCAGCTATGGAACACAGGCAGATTTCATTCATGCCCACATAAAGGAAATACCATCCACACCAGACGTATCATTTATCATGGACTCAGGTGGCGCTGGAGAAGCCTTCAAGCATGTAGTGCATCGCGTCGGCCATTGA
- a CDS encoding efflux RND transporter periplasmic adaptor subunit — MKRTPTVPVVVATVEQREVPVQLQAIGNVRPKSTVAVKARVTGQIAEVFFQEGQDVKKGDVLAKIDPAPFEVVLAQAKARLAQATTQAEIARKQAARYTNLSQSGGVSREEVDNFKSTADAALSNQEAAAATVKEAELQLSYCQVISPITGRAGRRAVDAGNVVKADETDLVVINQLRPIEVIFAVPEQHFTDIQTYMKRGELKVTITPSGSAAQKIQGVLSFVDNAIKPATGTLEVKATMPNEDLSLWPGQYGEVALTLTTQPNALVVPATAVQTGQNGQYVFVVKDDSSVDLRTVDLERTVGNEAIIREGLKVGEVVVIDGQLRLVPGSRVEIKPPVGLPAGNEQGSGKISLTAPKIP, encoded by the coding sequence GTGAAAAGAACCCCCACGGTACCCGTGGTGGTGGCAACGGTGGAACAGCGCGAAGTGCCGGTGCAACTGCAGGCCATTGGCAACGTCAGGCCCAAATCAACGGTGGCAGTCAAGGCCCGGGTGACGGGGCAGATCGCTGAGGTCTTTTTTCAGGAAGGGCAGGATGTCAAAAAGGGGGATGTTCTGGCAAAGATTGATCCGGCTCCCTTTGAAGTTGTACTGGCCCAGGCCAAAGCGCGGCTGGCGCAGGCAACGACGCAGGCGGAAATCGCCAGAAAACAGGCGGCCCGTTACACCAACCTTTCGCAGAGCGGCGGCGTCTCCCGTGAGGAAGTGGACAACTTTAAAAGCACGGCGGATGCGGCTCTCTCCAACCAGGAAGCTGCGGCGGCCACGGTGAAAGAGGCGGAGCTGCAACTGAGCTACTGCCAGGTGATTTCGCCGATCACGGGCCGAGCGGGCCGCCGTGCTGTGGATGCGGGCAATGTGGTGAAGGCGGATGAAACGGACCTGGTGGTGATCAACCAACTGCGCCCCATCGAAGTCATCTTTGCCGTGCCGGAACAGCATTTTACAGACATTCAGACCTACATGAAACGTGGTGAGCTGAAGGTCACCATCACGCCCAGTGGCAGCGCGGCCCAGAAGATCCAAGGGGTGCTTTCCTTTGTGGACAATGCGATCAAGCCCGCAACCGGCACCCTGGAGGTGAAGGCGACGATGCCCAATGAAGACCTGAGCCTGTGGCCAGGACAGTATGGCGAGGTGGCCCTGACTCTGACCACCCAGCCCAATGCCCTGGTGGTGCCTGCCACGGCAGTGCAGACCGGGCAAAACGGCCAGTATGTTTTTGTCGTCAAGGATGATAGCAGTGTGGATCTACGGACTGTGGACCTGGAGCGTACAGTGGGCAATGAGGCCATCATTCGCGAAGGGCTCAAAGTCGGTGAGGTCGTCGTTATTGACGGTCAGCTCAGGCTGGTTCCCGGAAGCCGGGTGGAGATCAAACCTCCCGTGGGACTGCCTGCCGGGAACGAGCAGGGCAGCGGCAAAATCTCCCTGACGGCCCCCAAAATCCCATGA